Within the Nicotiana tabacum cultivar K326 chromosome 11, ASM71507v2, whole genome shotgun sequence genome, the region CCCCTTACTATTTATAGAACATCAATTCCAAAACCAGTAAAAATCAAATTCAAGAAAACACCATTCTTTTCTCCAAGTCCAACAAATTTCTCCCATCACCCACAAAccccttctacttcttcttccccccccccccccaccaacACCCTTTACTGTTACAACAATGGCTGCAGTTCCCATTGAGGAAAGTGTGGAGATAGCAAGAAAGTGTTGGATCAAATTCAAGAAAGAGTCAATTGTTGCACTTTACACTCCATTTATTGTTTGTTTAGCTTCTGGGACTCTACAGCTTGAAACTTTCCAGCATTACATAGCTCAAGATTCTTACTTCCTCAAAGCCTTTGCTCAAGCGTCAGTTTCTTTACTTTACTtccatttttagaaaaaaaaaaatttactcctattttgttttatcatttttagTGCTTAAGTTGCAATTCTTCTTGAATCAAAAGGGTGTAAAGATATATACATTTCTCGGAGTGGTagttttcttgttcttctttttacCCTTAATCTTTGAGTAATGTTTCAAGAAATGGTATATTGATTAtgtaatttttgttgtttattttgtttGATGCTAATTTAAGACATAGTAATAGAGTGGAACGAAATAATTTAGTATCAGAATGAAATGGACTTAATAAGAGGGGGATTAATTTAGAGGATTTAATTTGGGTTTGAGATATAACTAATTGATGTGTTTAATGAATATAcaagaaataattaatttatgttATCCGATTCTTTTTTTTAGGAGTGTGGTATGGTTACTTATGGGGGAAGATTATTGGTTAGTGGAAGGTTTTCTACTATTGATACTACTTGTATACGGGTGTTTTTTGCCATTTATTAATAAAGTTATAttactttatcaaaaaaaaaaaaattattggttTGTGGGGTCTCTCTTAGAAAATCTTGGAAATCTATCATTGGAAAAAGTGTCTTTATCTTTTTTTGTCACAAGATGATGCAGGATTTTTGGGGTCTAGTTGGTTTTGATACTCAGTTTTGGTACTGATAAATGTAGGAGTGAGGACAAATGAATGAGATTTTTGGTAGGGAATAAGTTTGTTTTTACCATGAGTTTTGGTAGTTACATGTGTATTAGTTGTTTTATACATTTACTCCAAAATGAAAGTATCTTGCAGGTATGAAGCTGCAGAAGAGTGTACTGACGATGATGATGCAAAGGTCGGCATTAATGAATTGCGGAAGAATGTCATCGACGAACTAAAAATGCATGATACGGTTATTCAAGTGAGATACAATTaaaacttttctttttctctttttcacctTTCATTCTAGTTTCTCATCACACTTGTTTGTAATTGGGACTACTGTGCATTGGTTGCCTGCTGCTTATTTTAACATATTAGGGCGACTTTTAGTTTCTATAGGTATTTTCGTTAGAGTTATAATTATTGAATGTATATAACTCTCTGGTggatttttgaaaaaatagtTGACTCTGTATAACAGGTGGTTTTCCGATGATTCTCATCTTTGATCAAAATAATTGTAATACTGTTTTTCTTGTGGGAGTATACTGGTGCAGCAAACTTGTGATCTTTATAGGACTTGGAACTGAGTCGTTGAACTAAAACATCTGTCTGAATTACCCTCACAAAGGAATGTGGAAGCCTTTTTAGAGTTTAATCAAGTCTATCCAATTTGATGAtggaacaaaaaggaaagaaggtaTTTAAAACATGGGCTTTTGCTGAAATAGCTAGATGTAGACAAAGTGGACCTTCGCCCTGATTTTAATCTAGAAAATGCGTATTGGCAAAGGAATGCCATTGAAGTGAGTGTATTCTTAACTATATATCAATAGACTATCAGGATTATGCCAGTGAGAAGTTtcatgtaaatatatttttagaTTTCAGCCTATAATGTTCCTAACATAAGTTAATATCAGCAGTTTTGATCTTGTTGTGTTACAAATTTCTGTTGATGCGTCCCGTCTCTTCTGGCTCtagctttgataccatgttgagAAAAATAAACTTTGGACCTAACTCAAAATTCTCATGTTGAGTTACCCAATGTTGAGGCTCCATTTTATGTAGTCTAGCTCAAATGTCTAGGTCTATGCGTGCAAGGAGTTGTTAGAGTTCCACATTGGTTGTGGGGGATGCTTCTCTTGTATCGCTATGTTCAGTCTTAAGTCTATAGGTTCCAAAAGACAAGGTTAAACGAGGTCAAGAATGGGTAGAGGACTGAATTATAATGAGTAGACAAACCAGTGTGGTTTTCCTGTGGGGATATTTGAAAGATTGAATTGGTAGAAGATCTGCCCCCTCCTTTTTGGGATGGCAATGTAGTGAAGGCGAGGAAGATGCTAAATGAATGGACCAACTTCTCAAAAAAACATGCTATCGTTATGCAAATATCTTCACTGTGTTCCATTCTGTAAAGCCTCTGGATACTTCATAATTCTACTCCAACACATTTTCTGCTACGATTTAGACAACAGGATCAAGTCCGTGCTGAATCTTCAGTTGATTCATCTCTGTGGACTCTCAATAGCTAACATCTTGTGCTGCAATTTTGATTATATACGTGCTGTTTACTCTTTCCGTCTATAGCACATCTGAAGGGCTACTCATCTAGTTATACTTTGATTTCCCATTTAAGGAGATAGTTGTCATCTGCAACTACTGTGATGATTGTTATCTTATGATATTACAACTCAAGTGCTATATGCCTATATATCAAAGTATTTCCAAGTTATCTTTATATTTCCCGTAATCTCTCATGAGCAAATAAATCATGTCATAAATCACTATTAGGAGTGGGGCTTTGATCCGGCCAAGCAGTCTACGGCCAACCCTGCAACAGTCAAGTACACAGATTTCTTATTGGCTACAGCCTCGGGAAAGATTGAAGGAGTAAAAGCTGCTAAACTTGCTACTCCATTTGAGAGAACTAAGTTGGCAGCTTATATCCTTGGCGCTAtgattccttgcatgaggctttGTGCCTACCTTGGTAAAGAGATGCACGTGTTTCTTGAGAGCGAAGCAACTCATCCTTACAAGAAGTGGATCGACAGTTATGCTTCTGAAGGTTTCCAGGTTCGTGGCTTGTTTGTTCCTTGCTCATGAATTCAGCTTTTGTAAGATAAACACAATGTGATATACTCACTTACATTGTGAATTTAGGGACTGACTCTGCAAAATGAGGAATTGTTGGACAAACTAAGTGTCTCTTTGACAGGCGAGGAGCTTGACGTAATTGAGAAGCTTTATCAACAAGCAATGAAACTTGAATTGGGCTTCTTCTTAGCGCAGCCAATTGATCAGAAATCTGTCATCCCTCTGTCAAGAGAGCACAATCCTGTTGAACACCGGCTTGCGatatttttcaattttgattTGACATGCGCGGTTGTTGATTCTTCAGCGATCTTGGCAGAAATTGCAATTATGTCGGCACCAAAATCTGGTGAAAATCAACCAGAGAATCAACTTGTCCAAATGTTGTCAGCAGATCTGAGAAGTACATGGGAACATCTCTCTAAGCAGTATACCGAAGAATATGAGCAATGCATAGAGACGATGTTGCTTACTGAGAAAGGTAAACACTTTATTCGTAATCTTTTGCTGTTGTTTGTCAGTGTAACTGAAATGAATTTAGATTTCTGAGAAATTTATTCCTTCTTCACAGCTGAAAATTTTGATTATGAAAGGCTTCATAAAGAGCTTGAGCAACTTTCAGATTTTGAGAAAAGAGCTAATTTGAGGGTGATTGAATCTGGAGTACTGAAAGGTCTGAATCTTGAAGACATAAAGCGAGCCGGGGAGCTATTGATTCTCCAAGATGGTTGTAACAACTTTTTCCAGAGCATAATACAAAATGAACAATTGAATGCAGACATTCATGTCCTCTCCTATTGTTGGTGCGGTGACCTTATGAGGTCTGCCTTCTCATCAGGTATTTCCTTGCTGATAAGAACTTTGAAAAATGGATTTAGTCGGAAAATATGGCCATTGATTATGTTTTGGTTTTACAAACTGAGTCTTTTGTTGAGATATCACCATTTATATGATGCGTACTCCTCTTTTGTCTTTCTGAAACTTGTTCTTTTCGTAACTTCTAATGTGCAGTGGGTCCCTCTTTCAGTTTTCAAATTAATGGTAGTAATACTTTTCCTGCCTTGTGTTGAACAGGAGGTTTGGATATTCTGAATGTGCATGCAAATGAGCTTATATTTGAAGAAAATCTATCCACTGGTGAGATTGTTAAGAAAGTTGAGTCCCCCATCGACAAAGTTCAAGCCTTCAGTAAAATCTTAAATAGCTGCAGCAATGACAAAAAGAATCTGACAGTTTACGTTGGGGATTCCGTGGGCGACTTGCTTTGCTTGCTGCAAGCAGATATTGGGATTGTGCTCAGTCCAAGCTCAAATCTGATGAAAGTGGGGAATCATTTTGGTGTTTCTTTTATTCCGTTGTTTCCTGGCATCGTTGAGAAACAGAAGATTTGTGCTGCGGGAAACTCATCTTGTTGGACGGAGCCCTCTAGCGTTCTCTATACCGTTTCTAGCTGGGCTGAGATTCATGCCTTCATATTGGGGTTGTAGAACCTTCTTTCAACTTGCAGATTCACCGCGTTAATTAGGACGTAGAGAAATTCATATATAGTAAAATCATACATATATCTTGGTGGCAAGTTTTATTGCAGTCCACAGATAAAAGTCTGTTCTTTCATTTTCCCCCTTTGTTTACAGGGTCATTTCTTCAGAAATGTAAATCTGATTCTTTTGGCTGGAGATTCTATGCAAGTACTGCACTGGTGAATATGGTCAACTGTAGAATGTTAAATGGaaattatccttttttttttcccaagaattttatattttcttggtgAATGGTTCAACAATTACTCAAAGTGTTATATACATGATTGTTACAGATTCTTGCTGTTCAACTTTTAGCTTGAATTGCATGTGCAATAATGCAGCAGCTTTTAGCTTATTTTTGGTTCTGCAGCTATTGAAAGCAAGTACTATAGTATAAGACATTCTATATTCAGTCATCTGGTTATTGTCTTTCCAATTTTCATATGAGCTTAACTTCTATACactaaagggcagcccggtgcactaagctctcgctatgcgcggggtcgGGGGAAGGGTCAGACCACAAGGGTCAATTGtatgcagtcttaccctgcatttttgtAAGAAATTATTTCCACatctcgaacccgtgacctccttgATCATATAACattaactttaccagttacgccaaggcttccCTTCCATATACGAACAGTATAAAATGTTTTTTACCCAATCTGGTcgcccaaaaatattatttgattgTCTATAAAAAGTGGTAATAGAAACCTGGAAAGTAAGACATGTTACACGACAGGTTAAAGTAGAATGATCATGTAAATTTCAATACATTAAATCAGTTACATATATATTTTGCTGTCCAGATTTTATGGCGCTGAAAACTTTCTTCTCCCCTCGAATGTCATTGCTGctatctctcttttctctttgtCTGTCTATAAAGTTTATGCAACAAAATTGCCATGGAATTGTAGTAAGTCAAGTTACATCTTCCATAGGTTGAGTCCGGaacctaaatattatttttttattcaaattACCTTAATAggtgtttaaaaaaaaatacatttctaTATATCACGTGCAAATAAAAGACGCTATATATTAACGGTAACGTCTGCCGTTAAGGTATAACGTCTTGTATTCATACGGTATACATATAACGCAAAAAAAAAACGCTATACCTTGAATATGGACCCACCAATAAGTGAACTGACAAACACAATAATTTAAATGTGTATAGCATATATTTAAAGAACGCTATACGACAAAAAATTTCCATATCCcgggctagccatttcctatGTAAAGTGGTTAGGATTTTAAGAAAATTTGTTCACATAAAATTCTAACTCCCGTTCAATTTTTTCTTGTTGTTAAATTCTGAAGCATTCTTTTTCGTAATGTCTAAAGAGCatagaataagagtttcattatattgggggaggGGTGatattgtgatggagaataactctgttcggtatagtttatctccacagggTCATGTTAAATTACCACTTACAATacagtacgataaattgatatcgttgttatgcaaaaaaatgggTGTGAGGAAGcgttcagtgatacttaaagtaaccggaagatatccgtattccgtcactccgcaaggggttgctttttactcggagttaaacatctacgatgatgaaactttgagagattttctgaggactccggatgaataccgggaaTATCTTGTAATAAATATGTTGGATATGTACGTCAAGGCCGAAGACGTTCCAAACAATGAGGttgccggacaggttccggataacccccagtcatcgggtggctATTCTGGAGGAGTTTTTGCCTGACAGGTTCTGGATGAAAGAGTTTTTCTTGATTTAAACTTAACCCCGTCTGCTTTgcataattcacaagacgagtggtaagcttcaattttcctttgtgttacgatgtacatttttgttgtattgaatttgtattaacactcatatatttaACAGGGGGTACATGCCGGATATGAATTTGCAAATTTTGAACGCAAgcatagttttggtgtgttggatcatggcgGTCCATCCGGGAGCCATCACCTAAATGAAAATGTCCATCatggaatttcatcacattacgacttgtaagtgaagtgatacggCTATATGAAAAGTATTTATTAAATTCAGCATCTTATTATTTTATtgattgtgcagtgaaaacgagcaagttgaaccaaatgtactcactcaattgcccgaagacgacgtattaaatcgggatctggcagatgcacaaagtgaggaagagaacagtgattatgacaacaatgctgatGAATCTGGAGACGGGACACCCTTTcttcgtgaggatggtgatgatgaggatgagaaaggaaggacctgatttgacgagAGAGTATGCcccatgtcacacctcctttttccgaccccgcgaagggcgaaggagttttttccaattaaaggacagtcgaaacggaatttgtttatttatttcagagtcgccacttgggagatttagggtgtcccaagtcaccagtttaatcccgaatcgaggaaaagaatgactccatattacagtccgcgaaccagaaatccggataaggaattctgttaacccgggagaaggtgttaggcattcccgagttccgtggttctagcacggtcgctcaattgtcatatttggcttatttatctgattttaatacaattatgaaccgatgtgccaattttaactctttaccactttattattattattattatttttaaaaaaaattgtgaacatcgtttaaaacatgtctttggattacgtcacatgaaatgcacccgcaatccggaacacatttttattcaatgttttaggatttagatttgggtcgcatgaaatgcgcatccgagtttaagaaggtaaaattaattaaatcacgcctaaagagtctagcgtatcattattttgggtagggccgtgaaatttgctaaaacggctcctccctaattctaagcgattaaatgtacatttattgagggccccgcaatctatacatttcattaagcgaggctcatctcatttatttggacaaatcttaaaacgactacatttttctataaaaatgagtctctaaaataaagaaagaaaatcctaatttattactagcttttattattttaagaagacatgacatgctaattgcttgattaatacaaatattgatgaaaaaggaatttcactcttaatttcgaaattataaataaaataaaaattcaacaactaatattcaaaataaacaaatatagctagattaaaactcagcattgttattttttttaaaaaaaaaattattgagattaattattcacaatcatttgaaactagatttaaccataattactaaagtttattagaaagtttattagacttaaacgttctcttaatcttgcttaagctcaagtcatgccttaatgcctaatttacgatgtttaatttaaattcgtgtcttagctaaatttagctacttgttcatgatcaacctataatcttgaagccttcataactagtgaattaacctattttgccgaactgatttattacagactaacttatgatattattttcttattccagttattatttagtaattcatgaaatagcttaaatacaatcaacaaaaggaacaaagaaataaaaacgaaattaaaacttcaaattttcattcttcatatgtattcacgcttcatatttcggattacaataaacagcttttcagttgtgtacctgatattggaagcaaaagaaaatgaatatgagaatcagcaacagcagtaaaatcagtacaacacagcaacaatagcccagcaacagtaacaacccagtaacagaccggtggagtagtaatccaaaaaaaaaaaaaaaaaaaacttccagcttttatgaaacaacaattaattctgatttcaaacaacaaaagaaaacagaatatttttttttagtttttttttatatttgaaagcttaaatattttttcggaattttctatctcttaaatgttcagcccttttctctctcttattttcagatttgtttctctctcccgtttttttcCTGTCTGTGTATTTCTCCTCCCTCTCATTTTTCAGACCTCTCTATATATAATCcccaccctttaatcaattaaaatcaatccctttctctaccaaacacattatcttcccactcatccccattacattaaataaatatatcacaccaccccattatattttgtcccccatgcttcaaataaaataatgcaagattccctttaaattaaatcttgtccccctttatattaaataatcatatcacaacccaccccatttcattttgtcccccatgcttcaaataaacaattacaaaatgtacaattcctaaattaccccttccgaccttactgaaattaccaaactacccctgaacgtattacaaatttaccaaactacccatcagctataacacatcaattaatcaaacttaaccaaaatatagacaatatgatcaatttctaacaatgttcaaacaacaatatgaacacggatgaacatcataacaacaatatcacatgaacataattttaacaacatttcaacaacaaatcacatgaacataaattgaacaaccaagaacaaccaaaatttgattgaacaatatttttggcaacaacaaacctatttttcggatttaaacaacaacaacaatcaaacaagtaatttagattcttaaattcaataatattgaacttaaaatcaactctaacaacattataacaaacaattcttatattaaactttaaacaagattatgagaccaattcaagaaataatcacaaatggtaaacaagaaatcaaactatacacatttcggattcaaaatcaaacaaacataatatgaacatgaattaaatctaaaaataaaaacgacggattcaaatgactaaaaccaacatacttcccttattgcaactaaattcttttaggcaaatgacaaaacaaaactaagaagaaacaattatgaatttaaacttgaacttttaacaatactaacaatttccggaaaatacatcaaatacatgaaacaaattgaagaaacaa harbors:
- the LOC107760555 gene encoding bifunctional TH2 protein, mitochondrial-like, coding for MAAVPIEESVEIARKCWIKFKKESIVALYTPFIVCLASGTLQLETFQHYIAQDSYFLKAFAQAYEAAEECTDDDDAKVGINELRKNVIDELKMHDTVIQEWGFDPAKQSTANPATVKYTDFLLATASGKIEGVKAAKLATPFERTKLAAYILGAMIPCMRLCAYLGKEMHVFLESEATHPYKKWIDSYASEGFQGLTLQNEELLDKLSVSLTGEELDVIEKLYQQAMKLELGFFLAQPIDQKSVIPLSREHNPVEHRLAIFFNFDLTCAVVDSSAILAEIAIMSAPKSGENQPENQLVQMLSADLRSTWEHLSKQYTEEYEQCIETMLLTEKAENFDYERLHKELEQLSDFEKRANLRVIESGVLKGLNLEDIKRAGELLILQDGCNNFFQSIIQNEQLNADIHVLSYCWCGDLMRSAFSSGGLDILNVHANELIFEENLSTGEIVKKVESPIDKVQAFSKILNSCSNDKKNLTVYVGDSVGDLLCLLQADIGIVLSPSSNLMKVGNHFGVSFIPLFPGIVEKQKICAAGNSSCWTEPSSVLYTVSSWAEIHAFILGL